A genomic region of Taeniopygia guttata chromosome 28, bTaeGut7.mat, whole genome shotgun sequence contains the following coding sequences:
- the LOC121468974 gene encoding serine/threonine-protein kinase pim-1-like: MGRAGAMGDSDVLVTALVLLLAAVAVWWAFGYRQPRSRSTRTAKRSKRPRPNGTRVPLEVVLMEKVGSGCQNIIQLLDWFELPDSFILVLERPGASRDLLEFLQEQDQGFLCEEQARWLFCQVLEAVRHCTACGVLHRDIKPENLLVDPESGDLKLIDFGCGTFLQERAFTDFAGTRVYSPPEWTWLGCYHGHAATTWSLGVLLYVMVCGSLPFQDDQAIVLGKLFFRRQLSPELQHLIRWCLAKHPADRPELEEISRHHWVWGRRF, encoded by the exons atgggacgtgctggagccatgggtgacAGTGATGTCTTGGTGACTgcgcttgtcctgctgctggccgccgtggctgtctggtgggcctttggctACCGGCAACCACGGAGCCGGAGCACACGGACAGCGAAGAGGAGCAAGCGCCCCAgg cccaacggcacccgcgtgcccttggaggtggtgctgatggagaaggtgggctctggctgccagaacatcatccagctgctcgactggtttgagctgccgGATAGCTTCATCCTGGTGCTGGAGCGTCCGGGGGCATCACGGGATCTCCTGgagttcctgcaggagcaggaccaggggttcctgtgcgaggagcaggcgcgctggcttttctgccaggtgctggaggccgtgcggcactgcactgcctgcggcgtcctgcaccgggacatcaagccggagaacctcctcgtggacccggagagcggcgacctgaagctcatTGACTTCGGTTgcggcaccttcctccaggagcgggccttcaCGGActttgccg GAACGCGCGtgtacagcccgcccgagtggacCTGGCTGGGTTgctaccacggccacgcggcgACCACCTGGTCCCTGGGCGTgctgctgtacgtcatggtctgcggcagcctcccctttCAGGACGACCAAGCCATCGTGCTGGGGAAGCTCTTCTTCCGCCggcagctctctccag agctccagcacctgatccgatggtgtttggccaagcaccctgcggacaggccggagctggaggagatctCGCGCCACCATTGGGTGtggggccggcgtttttga